DNA from Campylobacter lari:
ACATTTTAATTTTTTTATAATGTTATCTAATTTTTTACTATCTCCATCTTTTAAATCTTCTAAAGCTTCTATGGCTGGAGCAAAGTCTTCTATTTCATCAAGATAATTTTCTAAAGCATTGCGTAAAATTTCAGCTTTTTTCTTTTTAGAAAATTTCGCAGTTTGATTTAAGCGTTCATAAAGCTCTAATGGAAGAGTTAAGGTGTAGCGTTTGTTCATTTTATAGCCTTTATTTTAGTTTGATAGCTTCTTGACAAGTTTTACATTTGTAACTTGCATTGTTTAATTGAATTTTTTGGTGAATTTCGCAAGGAACTTTGTGAATTTTATTTACACAAGAGCAAATATATTCATAAATTTCTTGAGTTTCTTGAAAAGTTATAGTATTGGCATTTTTATTTAGTTGCGCTTGATGCCATTTTTCTATCTTCATATCTTCTCTTAAAATATGCTCTAAAAGCCATTTTGATGCAATGACATTAAGTTTTTCTTTGAGATCATTTGTGCTTTTGAGATTTTGAATTAAATCAATCATAGATTGGATGATACTTTTGTGAATTTTTTGAT
Protein-coding regions in this window:
- a CDS encoding ribbon-helix-helix protein, CopG family, coding for MNKRYTLTLPLELYERLNQTAKFSKKKKAEILRNALENYLDEIEDFAPAIEALEDLKDGDSKKLDNIIKKLKC
- a CDS encoding bacteriohemerythrin is translated as MLPKWCSKYSIHNEEIDRQHKKLFELAANVEMISDKPVHKGQIKFLLADFFNYMKEHFAEEEKYMAKIGYPELSNHQKIHKSIIQSMIDLIQNLKSTNDLKEKLNVIASKWLLEHILREDMKIEKWHQAQLNKNANTITFQETQEIYEYICSCVNKIHKVPCEIHQKIQLNNASYKCKTCQEAIKLK